A single genomic interval of Drosophila virilis strain 15010-1051.87 chromosome 2, Dvir_AGI_RSII-ME, whole genome shotgun sequence harbors:
- the msps gene encoding protein mini spindles isoform X3 — protein sequence MAEDTEYKKLPVEERCVHKLWKARVDGYEEAAKLFRELDDEKSPEWSKYAGLIKKMVVDSNALAQEKGLEAALIFVENSSLAGRTVGDVMSGIVQKCIAAPKAKTKELSVQVTLMYVEIEKHEAVLEELVKGMDHKNPKIVSACVATTTQAMREFGSKVIPVKPFIKKLAPLLADRDKAVRDETKQLAVESYRWIGSVMRTHIASLPQVTLKELEDEFDKLKGERAEPSRYLKSQQEKQAKIADEAATEDSYNENTPPSNRKFKKYRKQALSQKRLYGSPKYTYPRLDDDAEAGVEDVDPMDLIDPVDILSKMPKDFYEKLDEKKWTLRKESLEALEKLLTDNPKVEGGEYGALVSALKKVITKDSNVVLVAMAGKCLAMLAKGLSKRFSSYATACVPALLEKFKEKKPNVVSALREAMDSIYASTTLEAQQEHIVEALTNKNPSVKSETALFLSRALCRTQPTALNKKLVKLLTTSLIKTLNESDPTVRDSSAEALGTLMKLMSEKALAALLVDVDPLKMSKIKEFHDKAEIKIKVTAPKKEQRPATAPAAKGAATAKPSGGSTEPKPVTRPATTGARKTVKKPGGAASAVPAALSKAAGGKTMASERELTPEEVQDKADELLPPEILNGLVDSNWKNRLAAMEQLLAQIPSYDVKQPGISQTLVRTINGRKPGLKEMNFQVLKLKLDAIRCIAENFPVTPITVDHVVNEITEKLADAKNGGAAADVLTALADATKLEYVVGKVLSFALEQKSPKVQSESFNWISKAIIEFGFKVQPKTLIEDVRKGVQSTNPTVRGAAIQLVGTMTMYMGNALMVFFDGEKPALKSQIQTEFNKNLGEKPPKPIRGVQHSSTNADEEEDEDGADRASPEPINLADLLPRVDISSQITESLLKEMSDKDWKTRNEGLTKLQAIISEAKLIKSSIGDLAPALAHRLLDSNAKIAQTALSICEQLSTAMGAGCRSHVRVLFPGFLHALGDSKSFVRAAALNCINSFGEQGGYKEFFESEMIADALKSGSPALKTELWAWLAEKMPLLPPKSISKEELTTIVPHLYAHICDRNAEVRKNANEAVLAVMIHLGFDAMARALDKQKPASKKDIMAALEKARPNLPVKPLPKGKQQAPIPEETKKVVRSGGGAAAQKQGAAKAAGAAGDKATTTAASRKKEEDVDTSPLLAVNSIKNQRLIDEQKMRVLKWTFTTPREEFTELLRDQMTTANVNKAMMANMFHDDFRYHLKVIEQLSDDLPNNSKALICNLDLILKWLTLRFYDTNPSVLIKGLEYVAQVFQVLVEMEYMMAENEGSSFVPHLLLKIGDPKDAVRNGVRRVLRQINLLYPFTKVFSYVMDGLKSKNARQRTECLDELTFLIENYGLGICQPSQQVALKEIARQISDRDNSVRNAALNCIVMAYFLAGEKIYKLIGQLNEKDLSMLDERIKRAKKTRKPTAPADMPTGLKPPAQVVQQDSIEIEDTVGNGGDELPPPEEEGCQQPELNARGQSNKLTERNLHSLTRQATFDQAPSAQVLQLQQQLHLQQQQAAQQRTTGPFGLDPQVMSEIEKNWVRVDQMVFQDQPTVDISLLYEPIKVIPTRDGFQYPQDKFDRLISRSHYIQQNLNTSPQANPSMASGISPYRSPMRLPQQQLLTNQSHLENNVPNLADVLPKHDPQLVKIIKAVSSTDTLKARAAINELTEIIEAPEKQAVLRDYEEIFIQNVLAQLKNLSQLPLSQALVVYQPLLSILYTFFNANILGKTLSVACIKNLMSSLLHLLADQKLTSGDDSQYNKVINGICLKVLDKVNFTNIYCALIRLLRETCPVAGLPKFTDLLMKCIWRNIKMLPERSNELNYDAVILEVHEFMLALPSTWWQNRPSDTPLRTVKTIIHNMAKVKGNAILQHLNQIPTHSELHTYLIRILKNFQKDSAVSGTGVSPQRQQFSAKDIGGKRISHQTHDTVSQIFKLISDKDTKQQGLQKLYDFKQQNPDIDLSTFLQGSSATFHKYIEEGLAEIERNQNAGSTQAPDNRTDVNYQNAVHDPDYWMDRLQNMMSTRHNVDDGSNILDNRVADENLCLNSMNSQKVSLIRREKPELSPNRLQHIQAKLAQIKKENHAQ from the exons ATGGCCGAGGATACCGAGTACAAAAAGTTACCCGTTGAGGAGCGCTGCGTACACAAGTTGTGGAAAGCGCGTGTCGATGGCTATGAGGAGGCAGCCAAGCTTTTTCGCGAACTAGACGACGAGAAATCACCGGAATGGTCGAAATATGCGGGGCTCATCAAGAAAATGGTTGTTGATTCGAATGCCCTTGCCCAGGAGAAGGGCCTGGAGGCCGCGCTGATATTTGTTGAAAACAGCAGCTTAGCTGGACGCACTGTCGGTGATGTTATGTCGGGAATTGTCCAAAAATGCATTGCAGCGCCCAAGGCCAAGACAAAAGAGCTCTCTGTGCAGGTCACGCTTATGTATGTTGAGATAGAGAAGCACGAGGCGGTCTTGGAAGAGCTCGTAAAGGGCATGGACcataaaaatccaaaaattGTATCAGCCTGCGTAGCAACCACTACACAAGCAATGCGCGAATTTGGCTCCAAGGTAATTCCCGTCAAGCCGTTCATCAAAAAGCTGGCACCACTCTTGGCCGATCGCGACAAAGCAGTGCGCGATGAAACCAAACAGTTGGCTGTTGAAAGCTATCGCTGGATTGGCTCAGTCATGAGAACGCACATTGCCTCGTTGCCGCAGGTAACCCTTAAGGAGCTGGAGGACGAGTTTGACAAACTAAAAGGCGAACGCGCTGAACCATCCAG ATATCTTAAATCACAGCAAGAGAAACAGGCAAAGATAGCGGACGAAGCCGCCACGGAGGATTCGTACAATG AGAATACACCACCATCAAACcgaaaattcaagaaatatcGTAAGCAAGCATTAAGTCAAAAACGCCTTTATGGCTCGCCGAAGTATACATACCCGCGCCTAG ATGACGATGCGGAAGCTGGCGTGGAGGATGTGGATCCCATGGATCTTATTGATCCCGTTGATATACTTTCCAAGATGCCTAAAGATTTTTACGAGAAACTCGACGAGAAGAAATGGACCTTGCGCAAAGAATCCTTGGAAGCATTGGAGAAGCTGCTCACGGACAATCCTAAGGTAGAGGGCGGTGAATATGGCGCTCTGGTCAGCGCATTGAAAAAGGTTATTACTAAGGACTCAAACGTAGTACTTGTGGCCATGGCAGGCAAATGTCTGGCCATGCTGGCCAAAGGTCTCTCCAAGCGTTTCTCGTCCTATGCCACG gcTTGCGTTCCGGCCCTTTTGGAGAAATTTAAGGAGAAGAAGCCAAATGTGGTGAGCGCGTTGCGTGAGGCCATGGATTCGATTTATGCGTCCACAACTCTGGAGGCACAACAGGAACATATCGTGGAAGCTCTGACCAACAAAAATCCGAGCGTCAAGTCCGAGACGGCGCTGTTTCTGTCGCGTGCTCTATGTCGCACACAGCCAACGGCATTGAACAAGAAACTTGTCAAGCTTCTGACCACTTCTCTGATCAAGACGTTAAATGAATCTGATCCTACAGTGCGAGACAGCAGCGCCGAGGCACTGGGTACGCTTATGAAGTTAATGAGCGAAAAAGCGCTTGCCGCGCTGCTGGTCGATGTGGATCCGCTGAAGATGAGCAAGATCAAGGAGTTTCACGACAAGGCcgaaattaaaatcaaagtaACGGCTCCAAAAAAAGAGCAACGTCCGGCCACAGCGCCGGCCGCTaaaggagcagcaacagccaaacCCAGCGGGGGCAGCACAGAGCCAAAGCCAGTGACGCGTCCAGCGACAACAGGTGCCCGAAAGACAGTTAAGAAACCAGGAGGTGCAGCTAGTGCAGTGCCGGCTGCATTGTCCAAGGCAGCCGGTGGTAAAACCATGGCTTCAGAGCGTGAATTAACCCCAGAAGAGGTGCAGGATAAGGCGGATGAACTGTTGCCCCCCGAAATACTGAACGGTTTGGTTGATAGCAACTGGAAAAATCGCTTGGCGGCTATGGAACAGCTGCTAGCTCAAATTCCAAGCTATGATGTTAAGCAGCCAGGCATATCTCAAACTCTAGTGCGTACTATTAACGGACGTAAGCCTGGCCTTAAGGAGATGAACTTTCAAGTTCTCAAGCTCAAGCTGGACGCAATACGATGTATCGCTGAAAATTTTCCTGTCACACCTATCACGGTGGACCATGTTGTCAATGAGATAACGGAGAAACTGGCTGACGCTAAGAATGGGGGTGCTGCCGCCGATGTGCTCACCGCTTTGGCTGATGCTACTAAATTGGAGTATGTAGTTGGCAAAGTGCTGAGCTTTGCCCTTGAGCAAAAGTCACCCAAGGTGCAATCTGAGTCATTTAACTGGATTAGTAAGGCTATCATTGAATTTGGATTTAAAGTCCAGCCTAAAACGCTCATAGAGGATGTTCGCAAAGGTGTCCAGAGTACAAATCCGACAGTACGCGGCGCTGCCATCCAGCTGGTGGGTACCATGACCATGTATATGGGCAACGCATTGATGGTATTCTTTGATGGCGAGAAACCAGCACTCAAGTCTCAAATTCAAACCGAATTCAATAAGAATCTGGGTGAAAAACCGCCCAAGCCTATACGCGGTGTGCAGCACAGTAGCACAAATGCCGACGAAGAGGAGGATGAGGATGGCGCAGACCGGGCATCACCAGAACCTATTAACTTAGCCGATTTGCTGCCACGCGTTGATATCTCAAGTCAAATCACCGAGTCGCTACTGAAGGAAATGTCCGACAAAGATTGGAAAACAAGAAATGAGGGACTTACCAAGCTACAGGCCATTATAAGTGAGGCCAAGCTGATCAAGTCGAGCATTGGTGATCTAGCACCAGCACTCGCTCATCGACTTCTCGACTCCAATGCAAAAATAGCGCAGACAGCGCTTTCTATTTGTGAGCAGCTCTCTACAGCAATGGGCGCTGGCTGTCGTAGTCATGTTCGTGTCCTCTTTCCTGGTTTTCTGCATGCGCTGGGCGACAGTAAAAGCTTTGTGCGTGCCGCGGCTCTCAATTGCATCAACAGTTTTGGTGAACAGGGAGGCTACAAGGAGTTCTTTGAGAGCGAAATGATAGCCGATGCTTTGAAAAGTGGTTCCCCGGCGCTCAAGACTGAGCTGTGGGCCTGGTTGGCCGAAAAGATGCCGCTTTTGCCACCCAAATCGATATCCAAGGAGGAGCTAACCACAATCGTGCCGCATTTGTATGCGCACATCTGTGATCGTAACGCGGAAGTTCGCAAGAACGCTAACGAAGCTGTGCTGGCCGTTATGATTCATCTTGGCTTTGACGCTATGGCGCGTGCACTGGACAAACAGAAGCCCGCCTCTAAGAAGGACATCATGGCTGCTCTGGAGAAGGCGCGTCCCAATTTGCCCGTAAAGCCATTGCCCAAAGGTAAACAACAAGCGCCCATACCCGAAGAAACAAAGAAGGTGGTGCGCAGCGGTGGCGGTGCCGCGGCGCAAAAACAGGGTGCGGCCAAAGCAGCCGGTGCCGCCGGTGACAAAGCAACTACAACCGCTGCATCTCGCAAAAAGGAGGAGGATGTGGACACGTCCCCACTGCTGGCGGTCAACAGCATCAAAAATCAACGGCTCATCGATGAGCAAAAAATGCGCGTACTTAAATGGACATTCACCACCCCACGAGAGGAGTTTACGGAATTACTGCGTGATCAGATGACAACAGCCAATGTGAATAAGGCAATGATGGCCAACATGTTCCACGACGACTTTCG TTATCATTTGAAAGTCATTGAACAGTTGAGCGATGATTTGCCAAATAATAGTAAGGCGCTGATTTGTAATCTCGATTTAATACTCAAATGGCTGACACTGCGTTTCTACGATACGAACCCTTCTGTGCTTATTAAGGGTCTCGAGTATGTAGCACAAGTGTTCCAGGTGCTGGTCGAAATGGAGTACATGATGGCTGAGAATGAGGGCAGTAGCTTTGTACCTCATCTGTTGTTGAAG ATTGGTGACCCAAAGGATGCTGTCCGAAACGGTGTACGTCGCGTGCTACGACAAATAAACCTTTTGTATCCTTTCACCAAAGTCTTCTCGTATGTGATGGATGGTCTTAAATCCAAAAATGCACGCCAGCGCACTGAGTGCCTGGACGAATTGACATTTCTCATTGAGAACTACGGACTGGGCATTTGCCAGCCATCGCAGCAGGTGGCTCTCAAGGAAATAGCGCGTCAAATCTCTGATCGCGATAACTCTGTGCGCAATGCGGCACTCAACTGTATTGTGATGGCATATTTCCTGGCCGGTGAAAAGATCTACAAGCTAATTGGTCAGCTAAACGAGAAAGATCTTTCCATGCTCGACGAGCGCATCAAGCGCgccaaaaaaacaagaaaaccaACCGCGCCAGCAGATATGCCGACTGGCCTCAAACCGCCAGCTCAGGTGGTGCAGCAGGACAGCATTGAAATTGAGGATACTGTGGGAAATGGCGGCGACGAATTGCCACCGCCCGAAGAAGAAGG CTGCCAGCAGCCAGAGTTAAATGCGCGTGGCCAAAGCAACAAGCTGACGGAGCGGAACTTACACTCGCTGACTCGACAGGC TACATTTGATCAGGCGCCATCTGCGCAGgtgctgcaactgcagcaacaactgcatctccaacagcagcaggcggcgcaGCAGCGGACAACAGGTCCGTTTGGCCTAGATCCGCAGGTGATGTCCGAGATCGAGAAAAACTGGGTGCGAGTCGATCAAATGGTTTTTCAGGATCAGCCCACAGTGGACATTTCGCTGCTTTACGAGCCTATCAAGGTCATACCAACACGAGATGGTTTTCAGTATCCGCAGGATAAATTCGATCGGCTCATATCGCGCTCGCATTACATACAACAAAATCTAAACACATCGCCGCAAGCAAATCCCAGCATGGCCAGCGGCATTTCACCCTACCGCAGTCCCATGCGAttgccgcagcagcagttaTTGACAAACCAATCCCATTTGGAAAACAATGTTCCCAA CCTGGCCGATGTGCTGCCCAAGCATGACCCGCAGCTGGTAAAGATCATCAAGGCAGTCAGCAGCACGGACACACTTAAAGCACGTGCCGCCATCAATGAGTTAACCGAGATTATTGAGGCACCCGAAAAACAGGCTGTATTGCGCGACTACGaggaaatatttatacaaaatgtgcTGGCACAATTAAAA AACCTCTCGCAGCTGCCCTTATCGCAGGCGCTGGTTGTCTATCAGCCATTGCTTTCCATCTTGTACACATTTTTCAATGCCAATATTCTCGGCAAAACGCTGAGCGTTGCGTGTATTAAGAATCTCATGTCGTCGCTGCTCCATTTGCTGGCTGATCAAAAGCTGACCAGCGGGGATGATAGCCAATACAATAAGGTAATAAATGGCATATGCCTCAAAGTGTTGGACAAGGTCaactttacaaatatatactg CGCCTTAATACGTTTGCTCAGAGAGACCTGCCCCGTTGCCGGTCTGCCCAAGTTCACGGACTTGCTGATGAAGTGCATTTGGCGCAATATTAAAATGCTACCTGAGCGCTCCAACGAACTTAACTATGATGCGGTCATCTTGGAGGTGCACGAATTTATGCTGGCACTGCCCAGCACCTGGTGGCAGAATCGACCTTCAGATACACCACTGCGCACCGTCAAAACGATAATACACAACATGGCCAAGGTGAAGGGTAATGCTATATTACAGCATCTCAATCAGATACCCACACATTCGGAACTACACACTTATTTGATACGCATCTTGAAG AATTTCCAAAAGGATAGCGCTGTGTCCGGCACTGGTGTTTCGCCGCAGCGTCAGCAATTTTCAGCTAAGGATATTGGCGGAAAGCGAATATCGCATCAAACACATGACACAGTATCGCAAATCTTCAAGCTGATTTCGGACAAAGATACCAAACAGCAAGGACTGCAAAAGCTTTATGACTTTAAG cagcaaaatcCGGATATAGATCTTAGTACTTTCCTGCAAGGCTCTAGCGCCACTTTCCATAAATACATTGAGGAGGGGCTCGCTGAAATCGAACGCAATCAGAATGCAGGCTCCACACAGGCGCCTGATAATCGTACAG ATGTCAACTATCAAAATGCCGTGCATGACCCAGACTATTGGATGGACCGTTTACAGAACATGATGTCCACACGCCACAATGTGGATGATGGCTCCAATATACTGGACAATAGAGTGGCCGACGAGAATCTCTGCCTAAACTCAATGAACTCACAGAAAGTGTCGCTCATCC